A genomic stretch from Bifidobacterium sp. ESL0769 includes:
- a CDS encoding tetratricopeptide repeat protein: MSNFTQHLHDFASSSRFGRFVESARGIAHRVNTMVGSGVSRNDIDEATPALLPSSSSSSSPRTQGKTRTSAMMQEFFERSVQLGPMVKRHIFEDFPDVPDGLSLGWAQLPQLDGRFFALGMFLAPNEFCQVALVDGKGRVFLGGDPQMDTHDVEPALVFGKEGDFSLSNDSRMRGGKAGKSGSSQQTFQNAGFDAKSTNESDPVGEGESRGIDVVQGGIVGRDMFGQMTWLASWLKRGNRYTLEQMRYRLPENLRLNLEYRDAMAIAFFATYMLPQMSGQLIGFGAGNIFRRLNREAPLGAIRRSVRDSMEARTHGLRVSGLEDYFADLMRESGALKPSAGLEAVHGAEPLHLYTSSYSGAYFFTWDDSLNLAPALEALNIEGNLNRFASVSVWLEHNAHTGALPIEDTVTRAQAAQIDHALLENPALMALKPLPKQGADLREPSSVSLSRMIGIAGKTADRIAADAAGNDHASSVQTAASTSVGRGEWVYRQALSTLLRQIRVPYRFDTEFRSNLELGNVAVAFTTAGRTMMPTSRYDSQRHTWVALSENERTAMSERYNLRVGLMIAALCFGADDSIQNVSIRIDSMGLEEAVEQQDSAISKLMAQALGAFERMPSGDMRRGGSKADPKDGDIHGDPSQAGPVAAAHDSMPFASSAMQTPEDDESNDSAESQNDDGGQGHAGSNADADKTNPTSAAQASAPTQAQSSPADGVSDGKGDNSANNGNRQGGSASENPRFANTEDSNDNETNDDSRDDFHGDEAQIDAQFADLMKGVDLDSIAMSVPQGDQETEIADDAQGEDDSDGNDPLAVLRSGPTAHNMATVTFTREEFMRRIASDGLKHPIETYREFGASLNIEAAMPRNANPQFTLRDKRFSPLGSQEEPELADVSISGDARRVLGTDNITGLSIQRADLLQRAVSDFHRIAEDDTLPSVAKAQQAIAIVESNGDPELKKLSPSVSSSLIDGVDTPDLDFTLAKDLDAERVKARDLLFSGQVDQAIASLEEAVEKVDALYAPTGAPRYFNSYAERVVYNRLFATSDENTVLIPDNLFYAHMELADVLAQLQGAKAALPHLNQMVSYAPAYPLSHIRLAVQLAREEDWNSARAACLNALRVSLDRDDAAYAYYRLAYAEWMLGDFDVAAASYIMSEHISPGKIASLDGELQELLARAQSQCILVPVSFESAQQVLASHDLPVWPHTEVGDIVRDAARVCVDKALFVPARTLSVAAARMDDSADDGMDMAQAQFLRSLNA; the protein is encoded by the coding sequence ATGTCCAATTTCACACAGCATTTGCATGATTTCGCCTCTTCTTCGCGGTTTGGCAGGTTTGTCGAGTCGGCCAGGGGCATCGCGCATCGTGTGAATACGATGGTGGGCAGTGGTGTTTCACGCAACGATATCGATGAAGCGACTCCAGCTTTGTTGCCTTCATCATCCTCGTCTTCTTCCCCGAGAACACAGGGCAAAACCCGAACCAGTGCCATGATGCAGGAGTTTTTCGAGCGCTCGGTCCAGTTGGGGCCGATGGTCAAACGGCATATTTTTGAAGACTTTCCGGACGTTCCTGACGGTCTTTCGCTCGGGTGGGCGCAGCTGCCGCAGCTCGACGGGCGTTTTTTCGCTCTCGGAATGTTTCTGGCACCCAATGAATTCTGCCAGGTCGCTTTGGTCGACGGCAAGGGCCGGGTGTTTCTTGGCGGCGACCCGCAAATGGACACCCACGACGTGGAGCCGGCGCTCGTTTTCGGCAAGGAGGGCGATTTTTCGCTTTCCAATGACAGCAGGATGCGTGGCGGCAAGGCCGGCAAATCCGGTTCATCGCAACAAACTTTTCAAAACGCTGGCTTTGACGCGAAATCCACGAATGAATCCGATCCGGTTGGCGAGGGTGAAAGCCGTGGCATCGACGTGGTGCAAGGCGGCATCGTCGGTCGCGATATGTTTGGCCAGATGACCTGGCTGGCCTCGTGGCTCAAGCGCGGCAACCGCTATACGTTGGAGCAGATGCGCTACCGTCTGCCTGAGAACCTGCGCCTTAATCTCGAATACCGGGATGCGATGGCCATCGCCTTCTTCGCCACCTACATGCTTCCGCAGATGAGCGGGCAGCTTATTGGTTTCGGTGCCGGCAACATCTTCCGCAGGCTTAACAGGGAGGCGCCGCTTGGTGCCATTCGTCGCAGTGTGCGCGACAGCATGGAGGCGCGGACGCACGGACTGCGCGTCTCCGGTCTTGAGGATTATTTCGCCGATCTGATGCGCGAATCAGGGGCATTGAAGCCGTCGGCCGGACTCGAGGCCGTTCACGGCGCGGAACCGTTGCATCTGTATACCTCGAGCTATTCCGGAGCGTATTTCTTCACCTGGGATGATTCTCTGAATCTGGCTCCGGCCCTTGAAGCCTTGAACATTGAAGGCAATCTCAACCGTTTCGCGTCTGTCAGCGTCTGGCTTGAACACAATGCACACACCGGCGCGCTGCCCATCGAAGACACGGTCACGCGTGCGCAGGCCGCTCAGATCGACCATGCGCTGCTGGAAAATCCGGCCTTGATGGCGTTGAAACCGTTGCCGAAGCAGGGTGCCGACTTGCGTGAGCCGAGCTCCGTGTCGTTGTCTCGGATGATCGGGATAGCCGGGAAGACCGCAGATCGTATTGCCGCAGATGCAGCCGGTAATGATCATGCCTCTTCGGTTCAAACCGCTGCTTCCACTTCGGTCGGTCGAGGCGAATGGGTCTATCGCCAGGCGCTTTCCACATTGCTGCGTCAGATACGGGTGCCTTATCGCTTCGACACCGAATTCCGTTCCAATCTGGAGCTCGGTAATGTTGCCGTCGCCTTTACCACCGCCGGGCGCACCATGATGCCGACCAGCCGATACGATTCGCAGCGTCACACGTGGGTGGCTTTGAGCGAGAACGAGCGTACCGCGATGAGCGAACGCTACAATCTGCGTGTCGGCCTGATGATCGCCGCGCTTTGCTTCGGTGCCGATGACAGTATCCAAAACGTCTCCATCCGCATCGATTCGATGGGGCTGGAAGAGGCCGTCGAACAGCAGGATTCCGCCATTTCCAAGCTCATGGCTCAGGCGTTGGGCGCGTTCGAACGCATGCCGAGCGGTGATATGCGAAGGGGCGGGTCGAAAGCCGATCCCAAGGACGGCGATATTCATGGTGACCCCTCACAGGCAGGTCCCGTGGCAGCCGCCCACGATTCCATGCCGTTTGCCTCTTCTGCAATGCAAACTCCCGAAGACGACGAGAGCAACGATTCCGCAGAATCTCAAAACGATGACGGTGGGCAAGGGCATGCAGGCTCGAATGCCGATGCCGATAAAACGAATCCGACCAGCGCGGCACAGGCTTCGGCGCCAACACAGGCACAGAGCAGTCCGGCAGACGGCGTATCGGACGGTAAAGGCGATAACAGCGCAAACAATGGCAACCGGCAGGGTGGTTCCGCTTCTGAAAACCCGCGTTTCGCAAATACCGAAGATTCGAACGATAACGAGACCAACGATGATTCCCGCGACGATTTTCATGGTGATGAAGCACAGATCGATGCTCAATTCGCCGATCTGATGAAGGGTGTCGACCTCGACAGCATCGCCATGTCGGTGCCGCAAGGCGATCAGGAAACCGAAATCGCTGACGACGCTCAAGGCGAGGACGACAGCGACGGCAACGATCCGCTTGCGGTGCTGCGCAGCGGTCCTACCGCACACAATATGGCGACCGTGACCTTCACGCGCGAGGAATTCATGCGCCGCATCGCCTCTGACGGACTGAAGCACCCGATTGAGACATATCGCGAGTTCGGCGCGTCGCTCAATATCGAAGCCGCCATGCCGCGCAACGCCAACCCACAGTTCACTCTGCGCGACAAGCGTTTCTCGCCTCTGGGAAGCCAGGAGGAGCCGGAACTTGCCGATGTGTCGATCAGCGGTGATGCTAGGCGTGTTCTCGGAACGGACAACATCACCGGGCTCTCCATTCAACGGGCCGACCTGCTTCAGCGTGCGGTAAGCGATTTCCATCGAATTGCCGAAGACGATACGCTACCCAGCGTCGCCAAGGCCCAACAGGCCATCGCCATCGTCGAATCCAACGGCGATCCGGAATTGAAGAAGCTCTCGCCGAGCGTAAGCAGCTCATTGATCGACGGGGTCGACACCCCGGATCTCGATTTCACACTCGCCAAAGATCTGGACGCCGAACGGGTGAAGGCGCGGGATCTGCTCTTTTCCGGGCAGGTCGACCAAGCCATTGCAAGCCTCGAAGAGGCCGTCGAGAAAGTGGACGCGCTCTATGCCCCGACCGGAGCTCCGCGATATTTCAACTCTTATGCAGAGCGCGTGGTCTACAACCGTCTCTTCGCCACCAGCGACGAGAACACCGTGCTCATTCCCGACAACCTCTTTTACGCCCACATGGAACTGGCCGATGTGCTGGCACAGTTGCAGGGTGCGAAAGCCGCGCTGCCGCACCTGAACCAGATGGTCTCCTACGCTCCGGCCTACCCGCTTTCGCATATACGACTCGCCGTGCAGCTGGCTCGCGAAGAGGATTGGAATTCTGCCCGTGCCGCCTGCCTCAATGCTTTGCGTGTCTCTCTGGACCGGGACGACGCGGCCTATGCCTACTACCGCTTGGCCTATGCCGAATGGATGCTCGGTGATTTCGACGTAGCGGCCGCAAGCTATATCATGAGCGAGCACATTTCCCCGGGCAAGATCGCCTCGCTTGATGGCGAACTTCAGGAACTGCTGGCCCGGGCCCAATCCCAGTGCATTCTTGTCCCGGTTTCCTTCGAGTCCGCTCAGCAGGTGCTGGCTTCCCATGATCTTCCGGTGTGGCCGCATACTGAAGTCGGCGACATCGTTCGCGACGCGGCTCGTGTGTGCGTTGACAAAGCGCTTTTTGTACCGGCCCGAACCCTTTCGGTGGCGGCCGCAAGGATGGATGACAGTGCCGATGACGGGATGGACATGGCCCAGGCGCAGTTCCTGCGTTCCCTGAACGCTTGA
- a CDS encoding pyridoxal phosphate-dependent aminotransferase produces the protein MRFSSRVGSTKLNPIAQAEAAARSRGIALNTVNDSNPTKHGLAPKAVPGVYTAEPRGPLAARKELAQFLTKRNLEETSEEQDSSESISPDNLYLLSSTSEAYTWLFKLMCDPGDIVFGPKPGYPLIESIGGLENVDTLEYQLQFDGSWFIDVAWLRELLESPKGEKVQAIVLINPNNPTGSYVKPDEREALVALCREHDVAIIADEVFFDYSLEPFAGNRRLAGEQGALTFALDGFSKLLAAPHAKVGWIQVSGPNDLMAEAQRRLDIIADDYLPFSDIIAERMPELLAAVPGQLERVRQRTRANLKRLYTMLDEDESGLVSVLRAEGGWNVLLRFPSVIDENALVLRLIHDFNLTGQPGYYFDMTENGYLAVSLLPEPDVFEWNIKAVLTAVSRELNVLGA, from the coding sequence ATGCGTTTTTCGTCAAGGGTCGGTTCGACCAAGCTCAACCCCATCGCCCAGGCCGAAGCTGCGGCCAGAAGCCGGGGGATTGCGCTGAATACCGTCAACGATTCTAACCCCACGAAGCACGGTCTTGCGCCCAAAGCTGTGCCAGGCGTCTATACCGCCGAGCCTCGTGGACCGTTGGCGGCGCGAAAGGAACTCGCTCAATTCCTGACCAAGAGAAATCTCGAGGAAACTTCAGAGGAGCAAGATTCATCCGAATCTATCAGCCCCGATAATCTCTATTTGTTGAGCTCCACTTCCGAGGCCTACACATGGCTCTTCAAACTGATGTGTGACCCGGGCGACATCGTTTTCGGGCCTAAGCCGGGTTATCCGCTGATCGAGTCCATCGGCGGGCTGGAGAACGTGGACACGCTTGAATACCAGCTGCAATTCGATGGGTCGTGGTTCATCGACGTGGCTTGGCTGCGCGAGCTTCTGGAAAGTCCGAAAGGCGAAAAAGTACAGGCCATTGTCCTGATTAATCCGAACAATCCTACGGGTTCGTACGTCAAGCCCGACGAGCGAGAGGCGTTGGTGGCGTTGTGCCGTGAGCACGATGTCGCCATCATCGCAGACGAGGTGTTCTTTGATTATTCATTGGAACCGTTCGCCGGCAATCGACGGCTGGCTGGGGAGCAAGGCGCGTTGACGTTCGCTCTCGACGGTTTCTCAAAACTGCTTGCCGCTCCGCACGCCAAGGTCGGCTGGATTCAGGTCAGCGGGCCAAATGATCTGATGGCAGAAGCGCAACGCCGGCTCGACATCATCGCCGACGATTATTTGCCGTTCAGCGACATCATTGCAGAGCGAATGCCGGAATTGCTTGCCGCGGTTCCCGGCCAGCTTGAGCGTGTGAGGCAACGCACTCGAGCCAATCTCAAGCGCTTGTACACCATGCTGGACGAGGATGAATCCGGCCTGGTTTCCGTCCTGCGCGCGGAAGGCGGCTGGAACGTGCTCCTGCGATTCCCCTCGGTTATCGACGAGAATGCGTTGGTCCTGCGCCTGATCCATGACTTCAACCTGACCGGCCAGCCCGGCTATTACTTCGATATGACCGAAAACGGTTATCTCGCGGTCTCTCTGCTGCCCGAACCGGACGTTTTTGAGTGGAACATCAAGGCCGTGCTGACAGCGGTGTCGCGCGAGCTCAACGTGTTGGGAGCCTGA
- the ppgK gene encoding polyphosphate--glucose phosphotransferase, producing MIETAQAFGVDIGGSGIKAAPVDLEKGEFALPRLKILTPEVSTPDAVAAIVRQELEHFEVPAGAPVGIAFPAPIKPGKPLDFMANLDKSWIGLDVTEVFSKACDRPVTVVNDADAAGLAEQQYGAAKGEDGLVIATTLGTGIGTALIYHGVLLPNTELGHIQLEKGKGDAEKYAASSVRDKKSLGYKKWAKRLTKYYGLLEKYFSPDLFVVGGGVSRMADKFLPYIDIKTPIVQAKLRNEAGIVGAAYYATTKLV from the coding sequence ATGATTGAGACAGCACAGGCCTTTGGCGTTGATATCGGCGGTTCGGGTATCAAGGCGGCCCCCGTGGATTTGGAAAAGGGCGAGTTTGCCCTGCCACGCCTGAAGATTCTTACCCCTGAGGTTTCCACGCCGGATGCCGTTGCGGCAATCGTGCGTCAGGAACTTGAGCATTTCGAAGTTCCGGCGGGTGCTCCGGTGGGTATCGCCTTCCCGGCACCAATCAAGCCTGGTAAGCCGCTTGATTTCATGGCCAACCTAGACAAGTCATGGATCGGGCTCGACGTCACCGAGGTCTTCTCCAAGGCGTGCGACCGTCCGGTGACGGTTGTCAACGATGCAGATGCCGCCGGTCTGGCTGAGCAGCAGTATGGTGCCGCCAAGGGCGAAGACGGATTGGTCATCGCCACCACGTTGGGAACGGGCATTGGCACGGCGCTCATTTATCATGGCGTGCTTCTGCCGAATACTGAGCTCGGCCATATCCAGCTTGAAAAGGGCAAAGGTGACGCCGAAAAGTACGCGGCATCCTCGGTGCGCGACAAGAAGAGCCTCGGCTATAAGAAGTGGGCCAAGCGTCTGACCAAGTATTATGGCCTGCTTGAAAAGTATTTCAGCCCCGATCTCTTCGTGGTCGGCGGTGGCGTGAGCCGTATGGCCGACAAGTTCCTGCCGTATATTGATATCAAGACACCGATCGTGCAGGCCAAGCTGCGCAACGAAGCGGGTATCGTGGGCGCTGCGTACTACGCGACCACCAAGCTCGTCTGA
- a CDS encoding glycosyltransferase family 2 protein, whose translation METVGGEDLDVARSAQSPIEKLAIVVVTYKRQKLLAKLFDSIKALSIAPWRVVVVDNEHSDKTAAMVRQFSDAINAQWGVTEPDESGNTYRVVYEPQAGNIGGSGGFSNGVKKAYELGAVWFWVMDDDVAVLPNAIGQLAKWTPRHDVIQGSRLDYDGGDFYWQYDFIVPLGIPNPIAPAAFGPSGYRTMDTMCFEGGLFRRNIVEQIGLPDPRFFIYWDDTIYGYLASKVTDPIVVNDKIIQRTRDIGNWDIAGLRQLNSTSDMNRYHIMRNRGYMARYFMAHGDYRPALFGLGTLLTAVKEVIRLVAVDREHVKTGLKAIAKGWVDSRKLLHDPNWQPMPPLKQGAEK comes from the coding sequence ATGGAGACCGTTGGCGGCGAGGATTTGGATGTCGCCCGTTCGGCGCAATCACCGATTGAAAAGCTGGCCATTGTCGTGGTGACTTACAAACGGCAGAAGCTGTTGGCAAAGCTGTTCGATTCCATCAAGGCCCTGAGCATCGCACCTTGGCGCGTGGTCGTGGTCGACAACGAGCACAGCGACAAAACCGCAGCGATGGTGCGGCAATTTTCCGATGCCATTAATGCCCAATGGGGCGTGACCGAGCCTGATGAAAGCGGCAATACCTATCGCGTCGTCTATGAGCCGCAAGCCGGCAACATCGGCGGTTCCGGGGGCTTCTCCAACGGTGTCAAGAAAGCCTACGAGCTCGGGGCCGTTTGGTTCTGGGTGATGGATGACGACGTGGCTGTGCTCCCCAATGCCATTGGGCAGCTCGCCAAGTGGACGCCGCGTCACGACGTCATCCAGGGTTCGCGCCTCGATTATGACGGTGGCGACTTCTATTGGCAGTACGATTTCATCGTTCCGCTCGGCATCCCCAACCCCATCGCGCCCGCCGCGTTCGGCCCCTCCGGCTACCGTACGATGGACACGATGTGCTTCGAAGGCGGCCTGTTCCGTCGCAACATCGTCGAGCAGATCGGCCTGCCGGACCCGCGTTTCTTCATTTACTGGGACGATACAATCTATGGCTATCTCGCCAGCAAGGTGACCGACCCGATCGTCGTCAACGACAAGATTATCCAGCGCACGCGCGATATCGGCAACTGGGACATCGCCGGCCTGCGCCAGCTCAACTCGACCTCTGACATGAACCGCTATCACATCATGCGCAACCGCGGTTACATGGCACGTTATTTTATGGCCCACGGCGATTATCGCCCGGCGCTGTTCGGCCTGGGCACATTGCTCACTGCTGTCAAAGAGGTCATCCGTCTCGTGGCCGTCGATCGAGAGCATGTCAAAACCGGTCTCAAGGCCATCGCTAAGGGCTGGGTCGACTCGCGCAAACTTCTGCACGACCCGAACTGGCAGCCGATGCCGCCACTGAAACAGGGCGCTGAAAAATAA
- a CDS encoding ECF transporter S component, producing the protein MKETGLIMSDISDTQNQSSTNDYEDATDSTKVAESSGTNDEGLATNSAHDKTQSSHSTGVADKGNWSTQRIAIYALFVALAMAASFIEFPIMPGVPWLKYDLSGIICLVAGFAFGPMAAFIVSVLSWIPHLFMNPWGAIMSIAVSVFLSVPAAMVYKRMRTRVGALVGILVGIVFGLIAAIGGNLLITPIYAHMTTAQVLKMVIPVLLPFNLIKFAIHGVVTFVIYKPISNLLNR; encoded by the coding sequence ATGAAAGAAACGGGGCTCATTATGAGCGATATTTCCGATACCCAAAACCAGTCGTCAACGAACGATTACGAAGATGCTACGGATTCCACAAAAGTCGCGGAATCGAGCGGCACCAACGACGAAGGCCTGGCCACCAACAGCGCACATGACAAAACACAGTCGTCGCACTCCACAGGCGTGGCCGACAAGGGCAACTGGTCGACGCAACGCATCGCCATCTACGCGCTCTTCGTCGCGCTGGCGATGGCCGCCTCGTTCATCGAATTCCCAATCATGCCGGGCGTTCCGTGGCTCAAATACGACCTTTCCGGCATCATCTGCCTGGTCGCGGGCTTCGCGTTCGGCCCCATGGCGGCGTTCATCGTCAGCGTTCTGAGCTGGATTCCCCACCTCTTCATGAACCCGTGGGGTGCCATCATGTCCATTGCGGTCTCCGTGTTCCTGAGCGTTCCGGCGGCCATGGTCTACAAGCGCATGCGCACCCGTGTCGGCGCATTGGTTGGCATTCTGGTCGGCATCGTTTTCGGCCTCATCGCGGCCATCGGCGGCAACCTCTTGATAACCCCGATCTACGCGCACATGACCACCGCCCAGGTCTTGAAGATGGTGATTCCGGTTCTTCTGCCGTTCAATCTGATCAAGTTCGCGATTCATGGCGTGGTCACCTTCGTCATCTACAAGCCGATTTCGAATCTGCTGAACCGTTAG
- a CDS encoding energy-coupling factor transporter ATPase: protein MTDRKFTEAEPSTPNCSEGSASAYLSGQGSRQSRNHSQAANSAKDTVTSNVARTNDVNIFAARLSGVRFSYDGGKSWALNGLDLDIRSGERICLVGPNGSGKSTLARLIAGLAAPDDGSVTLLGYDVFSSGAPHSDLYRKARRDIGAVFQNPADQIITTVVGDDVAFGPENLALDSETITTRVDESLDAVDMRGSLTADPSRMSGGQQQRIAIAGILAMHPKMIVLDEPTAMLDLEAQHDVLRVLDNLQRSGTTIVHVTHRPEELKAADRILSLENGKLVELSQTQAALRLSVTNADDTGILKPDGVIIDANPGNTNNNANTKPTNTGNSATIRNAKSSAQADNPQSHKTWSPNGASQRTQPRDSRLSTDEPAISFEHVSFRYPKADDDTLHDFSMRIEQGEVVAIMGRNGTGKSTLTRLMTALSKPDSGTVKVAGIDLGSMTRRDKKALRSGVGLVMQQPEHQLFAETVRQDVAYGPSNQGLPQQVVDQRVDRALALLGISKLAERSPFSLSGGQQRLAAIAGIIACDPRILILDEPTAGLDATASERIYALVRTLNAHRVTIVLITHSPRQARQLADRVITLGEPLKGHNATNKDTDQNESSWQTEQTDKRDKNAGSKGTSQRASTSQQCKSGEATSASNQGNQSNESSTRPVEGDEPHQSIHQSSIIERLDPRVKLVVFLVLMFTSFMVSSLPQLGLTALMVIALAAAAKLGPKRLFRSMRGFLVLLLVMGVINMLFVRTGKPLVSLWNFPITDEGVMAAVLYTCRFGLVILLGIILLQTTTPTALTDGFGSLLSPLRRLGFHTQELALVMSLALRFLPTLAAEARNIMDAQAARGGSIETGSPTKRIKAIVAIIVPIFAGALRHSDNLSLALDARSYEEGIHRTHWHALRIASKDIVFIILCALYLAALLSLKTGILSVVRL from the coding sequence ATGACCGACCGTAAATTCACCGAAGCCGAGCCTTCCACGCCCAATTGCAGCGAGGGTTCGGCTTCGGCCTACCTTTCCGGCCAAGGTTCTCGGCAATCTCGCAACCACTCGCAGGCCGCAAATTCCGCCAAGGATACCGTCACATCGAACGTTGCCAGAACAAACGACGTCAATATTTTTGCCGCTAGGCTCAGCGGTGTCCGTTTCAGTTATGATGGCGGAAAATCGTGGGCATTAAATGGCCTTGACCTCGATATTCGCTCCGGCGAACGCATCTGTCTGGTCGGCCCGAACGGTTCCGGAAAATCCACGCTTGCACGGCTTATCGCCGGTCTTGCCGCACCTGATGACGGTTCGGTGACGTTACTCGGCTACGACGTATTTTCTTCCGGGGCTCCACACAGCGACCTCTATCGGAAGGCACGCAGAGATATCGGCGCGGTCTTTCAAAATCCAGCCGACCAGATCATCACCACCGTTGTAGGCGATGACGTGGCGTTCGGGCCCGAAAACCTTGCGTTGGATTCGGAAACGATTACCACACGTGTTGACGAATCGCTTGATGCAGTGGATATGCGCGGCTCCCTGACGGCCGATCCCTCACGCATGAGCGGCGGACAGCAGCAGCGCATCGCCATTGCCGGGATACTGGCCATGCACCCCAAGATGATCGTGCTCGACGAGCCGACGGCGATGCTCGACCTTGAAGCCCAGCATGACGTATTACGTGTACTTGATAATCTTCAGCGCTCAGGCACCACCATCGTGCATGTCACACATCGGCCAGAAGAACTGAAGGCCGCCGATCGTATCCTGAGCCTCGAAAACGGCAAGTTGGTCGAGCTTTCGCAAACACAGGCCGCGTTGAGACTTTCGGTGACCAACGCCGACGACACCGGGATATTGAAACCCGACGGCGTTATCATCGATGCCAATCCGGGAAACACGAATAACAATGCGAACACGAAACCGACGAATACCGGCAATAGTGCGACGATAAGAAACGCGAAATCATCAGCGCAAGCCGATAATCCCCAATCCCATAAAACCTGGAGCCCAAACGGTGCAAGCCAAAGGACACAGCCCCGAGACTCACGACTTTCCACAGACGAACCAGCCATCAGCTTCGAGCACGTCTCGTTCCGCTACCCGAAGGCGGACGACGATACACTGCACGATTTCTCAATGCGTATCGAACAGGGCGAAGTCGTGGCCATCATGGGACGCAACGGCACCGGCAAATCCACACTGACCAGGCTGATGACCGCATTATCGAAACCTGATAGCGGCACCGTCAAGGTGGCCGGCATCGATCTAGGCTCGATGACGCGACGCGACAAAAAGGCGCTGCGCTCTGGCGTCGGACTGGTGATGCAGCAACCCGAACATCAGCTCTTCGCCGAAACCGTGCGGCAGGATGTGGCTTACGGGCCAAGCAATCAAGGCCTGCCGCAGCAGGTGGTCGACCAGCGTGTAGACCGGGCATTGGCGTTGCTGGGCATCAGCAAACTCGCCGAACGCTCCCCCTTCTCGCTTTCCGGCGGGCAACAACGGCTTGCCGCCATCGCTGGCATCATCGCCTGCGACCCGCGCATCCTCATCTTGGACGAACCGACCGCCGGGCTCGACGCCACGGCCAGCGAACGCATCTACGCTCTGGTACGCACGCTCAACGCGCACAGGGTGACGATAGTTCTGATCACCCACTCCCCACGTCAGGCGCGTCAACTCGCCGATCGCGTCATCACACTTGGCGAGCCCCTAAAAGGCCATAACGCTACAAACAAAGACACCGATCAAAACGAATCCTCATGGCAAACCGAACAAACCGACAAACGTGATAAAAACGCGGGAAGCAAAGGCACCAGCCAACGTGCCTCGACCAGCCAACAGTGCAAATCAGGCGAGGCCACTTCTGCCAGCAATCAAGGCAACCAATCCAACGAAAGTAGCACCAGACCAGTCGAAGGCGATGAACCTCACCAATCCATCCATCAGTCAAGCATCATCGAACGCCTTGACCCACGCGTGAAACTGGTCGTGTTCCTCGTGCTGATGTTCACCTCGTTCATGGTCAGCTCCCTGCCGCAGCTTGGTCTGACCGCACTGATGGTCATCGCTCTCGCAGCCGCGGCGAAACTCGGCCCGAAACGCCTGTTCCGTTCCATGCGCGGATTCCTGGTATTGCTGCTGGTGATGGGCGTCATCAACATGCTCTTCGTGCGCACTGGCAAGCCGCTGGTCTCGTTGTGGAATTTTCCGATCACCGACGAAGGCGTGATGGCGGCCGTGCTCTATACCTGCCGTTTCGGTCTGGTGATTTTGCTGGGCATCATCCTGCTGCAGACCACGACACCCACGGCACTGACCGACGGGTTCGGATCCCTGCTTTCCCCGTTGCGTCGCCTTGGATTCCACACTCAGGAACTGGCGCTGGTCATGAGCCTAGCGCTGCGTTTCCTGCCGACATTGGCCGCGGAGGCACGCAACATCATGGACGCGCAGGCCGCCCGTGGAGGCAGCATCGAAACCGGCTCCCCCACCAAACGCATCAAGGCGATCGTGGCCATCATCGTTCCGATTTTCGCGGGTGCCTTACGCCATTCGGACAACCTTTCGCTCGCGCTCGACGCACGTAGCTACGAAGAAGGCATCCACCGCACCCATTGGCATGCCTTGCGTATAGCAAGCAAGGATATCGTCTTCATCATTCTGTGCGCGCTGTATCTTGCGGCTTTGCTGAGTCTGAAAACCGGGATTCTTTCCGTAGTGCGATTATAA